The genomic segment CAGCAGCTGATCCCGGCCAGCTTCGAAAAAGACGAAGCTGAGGATCGGAGCGGTGCGCAGGCGGTTTATGAGTATGAACCGGACGAGACGGAGATCCTTGAGGATCTTCTGCCGCGCAACATCTCCGTTCAGATTTTCCGGGCGCTTCTGGAAAACGCTGCATCCGAGCAGGGCGCACGCATGTCTGCTATGGACAACGCGACCCGCAACGCCGGTGAGATGATCGACAAGCTGACGATCAACTACAACCGTCAGCGTCAGGCGCAGATCACGACGGAACTGATTGAAATTATTTCGGGCGCCGAGGCGCTCTAGCGCATTTGCGCCCGATCAGGGCGCACGTGCCGGACTAACAACATTGTCGATCGACTCTTCCGGACAAATGCAAAGGCATGGGAAGCAAGTTGATCTAACGGGATCGAGACGAGGATTAGGGATATGGCTGACAAACAGGTCGGACGAGTCACCCAGGTCATCGGCGCCGTTGTCGACGTCAAGTTCGATGACCATCTGCCGTTGATCCTGAACGCTCTAGAAGCTGACAACCAGGGTGTAAGACTGGTGCTCGAAGTTGCACAGCACCTTGGCGAGAACACGGTTCGTACCATCGCGATGGACTCCACCGAGGGCCTGGTGCGCGGACAGGACGTTGTCGACACTGGTGCACCGATTGCCGTGCCGGTAGGCGACGGCACTCTGGGCCGCATCATGAACGTGATCGGCGAGCCGGTTGACGAAGCCGGTGACATTCCGCACTCCGACAAGCGCGGCATTCACCAGGAAGCTCCGACGTTCATCGAACAGTCCACGGAAGCCGAAATTCTGGTGACCGGCATCAAGGTCGTCGACCTTCTCGCGCCTTACGCGAAGGGTGGTAAGATCGGCCTGTTCGGCGGCGCAGGCGTCGGCAAGACCGTTCTCATCATGGAACTGATCAACAACGTCGCTAAGGCGCACGGCGGTTACTCCGTGTTCGCTGGCGTCGGCGAGCGGACCCGTGAAGGCAACGACCTCTACTGGGAAATGATCGAATCCGGCGTGAACAAGGAAGGCGGCGGAGAGGGCTCCAAAGCGGCCCTCGTTTACGGTCAGATGAACGAACCTCCCGGAGCGCGTGCACGTGTTGCGCTGACCGGTCTGACGGTTGCCGAGCATTTCCGTGACGCAGGCCAGGACGTTCTGTTCTTCGTCGACAACATTTTCCGCTTCACCCAGGCCGGCTCCGAAGTGTCCGCGCTTCTTGGCCGTATCCCGTCTGCTGTGGGATATCAGCCGACGCTCGCGACCGACATGGGCTCGATGCAGGAACGCATCACGACAACGAACAAGGGCTCGATCACGTCCGTTCAGGCCGTTTACGTTCCGGCCGATGACTTGACTGACCCGGCGCCGGCATCGACCTTCGCCCACTTGGACGCTACGACGGTTCTGAACCGCGCGATTGCGGAAAAAGGCATCTACCCGGCAGTGGATCCGTTGGATTCCACCTCCCGCATGCTGGATGCCCGCATCATCGGCGAAGAGCACTACAATACGGCACGTGCCGTTCAGGGTACGCTGCAGCGCTACAAGGCCCTGCAGGACATCATCGCCATCCTCGGCATGGACGAGCTCTCGGAAGAAGACAAGCTGACCGTGGCACGCGCCCGTAAGATCGAGCGCTTCCTGTCTCAGCCGTTCTTCGTTGCTGAAGTCTTCACAGGTTCTCCGGGCAAGCTGGTTTCCCTGGAAGACACGATCAAGGGCTTTAAGGGTCTTGTCGACGGTGAATACGACCACCTTCCGGAAGCTGCCTTCTATATGGTTGGTTCCATCGAGGAAGCTGTCGAGAAAGCTCAGAAACTGGCTGCCGAGGCTGCCTGATCTCAGGATTGACCGGACGCCTGAAGGGGCGTCCGGTATTTTCTATGTATGATGGCCGCGCCATCGAAACGAAGACTGACAAGGAAGACGCCAAATGGCTGAACTTTTCCAGTTCGAGTTGGTCTCCCCGGAGCGCCAGCTCATCTCAGAACAGGTGGCCGAGGTTGTTGTTCCCGGTGCTGAAGGCGAATTCGGCGTTCTGAAAGACCACAGCCCGTTCATGTCCAGCATTGCGCCGGGTATCCTGAAGGTGCGCAAGGACGGCGACGCCTGGGACGAGTATTTCGTGCGCGGCGGGTTTGCCGATGTCGCGTCTGGAGG from the Roseibium sp. HPY-6 genome contains:
- the atpD gene encoding F0F1 ATP synthase subunit beta, with product MRDMADKQVGRVTQVIGAVVDVKFDDHLPLILNALEADNQGVRLVLEVAQHLGENTVRTIAMDSTEGLVRGQDVVDTGAPIAVPVGDGTLGRIMNVIGEPVDEAGDIPHSDKRGIHQEAPTFIEQSTEAEILVTGIKVVDLLAPYAKGGKIGLFGGAGVGKTVLIMELINNVAKAHGGYSVFAGVGERTREGNDLYWEMIESGVNKEGGGEGSKAALVYGQMNEPPGARARVALTGLTVAEHFRDAGQDVLFFVDNIFRFTQAGSEVSALLGRIPSAVGYQPTLATDMGSMQERITTTNKGSITSVQAVYVPADDLTDPAPASTFAHLDATTVLNRAIAEKGIYPAVDPLDSTSRMLDARIIGEEHYNTARAVQGTLQRYKALQDIIAILGMDELSEEDKLTVARARKIERFLSQPFFVAEVFTGSPGKLVSLEDTIKGFKGLVDGEYDHLPEAAFYMVGSIEEAVEKAQKLAAEAA
- a CDS encoding F0F1 ATP synthase subunit epsilon — encoded protein: MAELFQFELVSPERQLISEQVAEVVVPGAEGEFGVLKDHSPFMSSIAPGILKVRKDGDAWDEYFVRGGFADVASGGLTVLAEQAVPVAEISREQLDQAIKNAEEDAADAKDDSAKQKADRTLRRLKDVAEALKQV